The Sorex araneus isolate mSorAra2 chromosome 5, mSorAra2.pri, whole genome shotgun sequence genome has a segment encoding these proteins:
- the ARTN gene encoding artemin, whose product MEPGRAGPAALPRWPRPGRQSALWPTLAALALLSSVAEASLRPAPRSAIPRQGPVPALTSPASPPAGPRGGRVCGGRARRPPPPPPRPAPPPPAPAPAPPRGARTARAGGRAGRAGRVGRARPAARGCRLRSQLVPVRALGLGHSSDELVRFRFCSGSCRRARAPHDLSLAYLLDAGALPPGSRPVSQPCCRPTRYEAVSFMDVNSTWRTVEGLSATACDCLG is encoded by the exons ATGGAGCCTGGACGCGCAGGGCCTGCTGCCCTACCCCGCTGGCCGCGGCCTGGACGGCAG TCGGCCCTGTGGCCCACCCTGGCCGCGCTGGCCCTGCTGAGCAGCGTCGCCGAGGCTTCCCTGCGTCCCGCGCCCCGCAGCGCCATACCCCGCCAGGGCCCGGTGCCCGCGCTGACgtcccccgccagccccccggCCG GGCCCCGCGGTGGCCGCGTGTGCGGCGGAAGAGCCCGgcggccgccgcccccgccgccccggcccgcgcccccgccgcccgcgcccgcgcccgcgcccccgcgaGGAGCCCGCacggcgcgggccgggggccgggcgggccgcgCGGGCCGGGTCGGCCGGGCGCGGCCGGCGGCGCGGGGCTGCCGCCTGCGCTCGCAGCTGGTGCCGGTGCGCGCGCTGGGCCTGGGCCACAGCTCGGATGAGCTGGTGCGGTTCCGCTTCTGCAGCGGTTCGTGccgccgcgcgcgcgccccgcaCGACCTCAGCCTGGCGTATCTGCTGGACGCGGGGGCGCTGCCGCCCGGCTCGCGGCCGGTCAGCCAGCCCTGCTGCCGCCCCACGCGCTACGAGGCCGTCTCCTTCATGGACGTCAACAGCACCTGGAGGACAGTGGAGGGCCTCTCGGCCACCGCCTGTGACTGTCTGGGCTGA